The following coding sequences lie in one Arachis hypogaea cultivar Tifrunner chromosome 4, arahy.Tifrunner.gnm2.J5K5, whole genome shotgun sequence genomic window:
- the LOC112744743 gene encoding F-box protein CPR1-like, translated as MEKKKQKSINDILPLDLIQRILLRIPVKHLGRLKCVSKLWHSLISDPDFAESHLHLSFAPTHACIYIKNSTEAYLVHLDEAFNGDNYQVKEVSFPFKKKPTSEFRVMGSCRGFVLLHQEPCYFVVWNPLTGFSNIVHRSMGRCSYFLDNAILYGFGYDASRDDYLVVVVWQASNCQLLDCFSFKTNSCISLDAALLKPLGLTERRSCGLFLNGSIHWSSSSGMNEALLVFDLKERSFSKISLPEQLIMRGPTKFVILGGCLALYSHDYVERKTHIWVMKEYQVHSSWTLYVIPCLEFESLCLSNGSDIIEVDPILSVPARLLKFAKYNIREELLQHFTRPTTSYFGHYSYHYASYTVYTESLLLFPSDSKHENKKNNNVI; from the coding sequence atggagaagaagaagcagaagagcaTTAACGACATTCTTCCTCTTGACCTGATTCAGAGAATCTTACTGAGGATTCCGGTCAAACATCTCGGCCGCCTCAAGTGCGTTTCGAAGCTTTGGCACTCTCTTATTTCCGATCCAGACTTTGCGGAATCGCATCTTCACCTCTCTTTTGCACCCACCCATGCGTGCATCTACATAAAAAACTCCACGGAAGCTTACCTTGTTCACCTAGATGAAGCATTTAATGGCGACAATTACCAAGTAAAAGAGGTATCTTTCCCTTTCAAGAAGAAGCCAACTTCTGAGTTTCGTGTGATGGGATCCTGCAGAGGGTTTGTTCTCTTACACCAAGAGCCATGCTATTTTGTAGTATGGAACCCACTCACCGGATTCAGCAATATTGTTCATCGTAGTATGGGTAGGTGCTCTTATTTTCTCGATAATGCGATTCTATATGGATTTGGTTATGATGCGTCACGGGATGACTACTTAGTTGTTGTAGTTTGGCAGGCCAGTAACTGCCAACTCTTAGATTGCTTTTCCTTCAAAACCAATTCATGTATTAGTCTTGATGCTGCACTCCTCAAACCGTTGGGTCTTACGGAGCGGCGATCTTGTGGGTTGTTCTTGAATGGCTCTATTCATTGGTCGTCTTCCTCTGGTATGAATGAAGCTCTTCTTGTATTTGATTTGAAGGAAAGAAGTTTCTCAAAGATATCTTTGCCTGAACAACTCATAATGCGTGGTCCTACCAAATTTGTCATACTAGGAGGGTGCCTAGCCTTGTATTCTCATGACTATGTTGAACGTAAAACACACATATGGGTCATGAAAGAATACCAAGTGCACTCATCTTGGACTTTGTATGTCATTCCTTGTTTAGAGTTTGAGTCTCTATGCTTATCCAATGGTAGTGACATTATTGAAGTAGATCCTATTCTATCTGTTCCGGCTAGATTATTAAAGTTTGCCAAATATAATATCAGAGAAGAGCTGCTTCAACATTTTACACGTCCTACTACTTCTTATTTTGGGCACTATTCTTACCACTATGCAAGTTACACTGTATATACAGAGAGTCTCTTGCTGTTCCCTAGTGATAGTAAGCATGAGAATAAGAAGAACAATAATGTTATTTAA
- the LOC112743416 gene encoding F-box/kelch-repeat protein At3g23880-like, translating into MNCENLGNPSMDKKQQLKHTGNKPKEQSAMEKKKNDKSKSIHDILPLELIHRILLRVPIRHLARLRCVSKMWCSLISDRDFAEFHFHHSPAATNACFFIENPTMAYLVYLDDNYASQKEVRPPFKKKPPYDFAVLGSCRGFILLDRHPHFLMVWNPLTGFSKRISYSHIVPCRKYRDYFRLTYSARLHGFGYDASQDDYLLLVAWSDCGGRYHLDCFSLRTNSWINLDVALPKPLGVFDSFSCGLFLNGAIHWLPFSLTADRDAILIFDVKERTFSRISGPKQPVMSACSYPRLALLGGCLALYYSNKDNCNTNIWVMKEYKVHSSWTLYQIPYKFFRPLCLSSNGDIIGRGYTSDYKVGYFIYNVREDLLKHFKNLRCPLPIHQADTMYTESLLPLLSDIKDKDNKKKEENCM; encoded by the coding sequence ATGAATTGTGAAAATCTCGGCAATCCAAGCATGGATAAGAAGCAGCAGCTGAAGCACACAGGGAACAAACCAAAAGAGCAATCGGCcatggaaaagaagaagaatgacaaGAGCAAGAGCATTCACGACATCCTCCCTCTTGAGCTGATTCACAGAATTCTACTGCGGGTGCCGATCAGACATCTCGCTCGCCTCAGGTGCGTTTCGAAGATGTGGTGCTCTCTAATTTCTGATCGTGACTTTGCGGAATTTCATTTTCACCACTCTCCCGCTGCCACCAACGCATGCTTCTTCATAGAAAACCCCACTATGGCTTACTTGGTTTACTTAGACGACAATTATGCATCACAAAAAGAGGTGCGTCCCCCTTTCAAGAAGAAACCACCTTATGATTTTGCGGTCTTGGGATCCTGCAGAGGCTTTATTCTCTTGGATCGACACCCACATTTTCTTATGGTATGGAACCCACTTACTGGATTCAGCAAAAGAATATCCTATTCTCATATTGTTCCTTGCCGTAAGTACCGTGACTACTTTAGGCTTACCTACAGTGCGCGTCTGCATGGATTTGGTTATGATGCATCACAGGATGATTACTTACTTCTTGTAGCTTGGAGCGATTGCGGAGGACGATATCATTTGGATTGCTTTTCCTTGAGAACCAATTCATGGATTAATCTTGATGTTGCACTTCCCAAACCCTTGGGTGTTTTTGACAGTTTTTCTTGTGGGTTGTTCTTGAACGGTGCTATTCATTGGCTGCCTTTCTCTCTTACAGCTGACAGGGATGCTATTCTTATATTTGATGTGAAGGAGAGGACTTTCTCAAGGATATCTGGGCCGAAACAACCTGTAATGAGTGCATGCTCCTATCCAAGACTCGCCCTACTAGGAGGCTGCCTAGCCTTGTATTATAGCAATAAAGATAACTGTAACACTAACATATGGGTGATGAAAGAATATAAAGTGCACTCATCTTGGACTCTCTATCAAATTCCTTACAAATTCTTTCGGCCATTGTGCTTATCTAGTAATGGTGATATTATTGGAAGAGGTTATACTTCGGATTATAAAGTAGGGTACTTCATTTATAATGTCAGAGAAGACCTGCTCAAGCATTTTAAAAATCTTCGTTGTCCACTTCCCATCCATCAAGCCGATACTATGTATACAGAGAGTCTCTTGCCACTCCTGAGTGACATTAAGGATAAGGATAacaagaagaaggaggaaaactGTATGTAA